GCGCGCTCGATGAACTCGACGTGCCCGCGGACGTGACGGTATTAATCGAATCCGACGCCGGCAGCGGGACCAAACTCGGGGGCGAGTTCGAACACCTGGCGACGGTCCTCGATCGAAGTGACCAGGAGCTTGGCATCTGCCTGGATACGGCTCATATGTTCGCCGCGGGCTATGACCTATCGACCACCGAGGCGGTCGAGGAGACAGTCAGCGAATTCGATGAGGTCGTCGGCTTGGATGCTCTGGAGTGTATCCATCTCAACGACTCGAAACACGCCTGTGGGACGAACAAAGACGAACACGCCCACCTAGGTGAAGGCGAGATCGGCGAGGAGGGTATTCGATCGATCGTCTCTCATCCCGACCTCCGGGACCTGCCGTTCGTTCTCGAGACCCCAACTGAGGACGGACGCGGCTTCGCCTGGAACGTAAAGCGCGCCCGGGAACTGCGCCAGGACGCCTAACCGTTCGCATAGACAGTCGCTGATCGACTCGCTTTTCACCGGAGATAGTCAGGGTGACGTATGCGCCGGTTCGACGCCGAGTATCTCGAACACACGCGTCGCGGGATGTGGGCGGAGTCCCGCGAAGCACTCTCCGCGCTTGACCTTCCGGCCCGCGATCGCGTCCTCGACGTCGGCTGTGGGACCGGCGAACTGACGCGTGTGCTGCGAGAGGAAACCGATGGCGACGTCATCGGCTGTGACGCTGACCCCGAATTGTTGGCTCACCTCGTGTCGCCGGTCGTTGCTGGTGATGCGTATCGCCTTCCATTCCCGGACGATGCGTTCGACCTCGTGGTCTGTCAGGCACTCTTGATCAATCTTGCCGAACCCAAGCGAGCCCTCGCGGAGTTCGTCCGCGTTTCGCGGGATGGCGTCGCGGTAATCGAGCCGGACAACGGTGCCGTTACCGTCGAGTCGACCGTCTCGACCGAGCCGCCGCTCGCACGAACCGCACGGCGTCACTATCTATCGGGCGTCGGGACGAACGTCGCGCTGGGGGCGGAATTGCGGCCACTGCTGGAGAATGAGGGGCTTTCGTCGATCGACGTCGCTCGCTACGATCACGAACGGACTATCGAGCCACCCTATTCACAGCAGAACCTCGAAGCTGCAAAGCGCAAGGTCAGCGGCCAGGGACTCGACGACGACCGGGCGACGATGCTCTCGGGCGACCTTTCCGTTTCGGAGTACGACGCGCTCCGTGAACGTTGGCGCGAGATGGGGCGGACTGTCGTCGAGCAGATGCGCGATCGTAGCTACGAGCGCACAGAAACGGTCCCGTTCTACGTCGCAACCGGCCAGGTCCCGGAGTGATTTGCTCGCTGGCGCCTCCCGTCAGTGTACGTCTCCGCGAACAGTGACGCCACGCTCGCGTTCGCGTTGCTCGCCCAGCGTCTGTGCGGCCGTCGCGGCCTGTTGCTCGTCGGCCCCCAGCTGCTTGAGGGCCTCGGCGAGGGTGGGAAAGACGTACTCCCCTGTCCGGAGTTTTTCGAGTGCCTCTGACGATCGCGTCCCTTCGTGCCAGAGACAGACGCCGCGTGGATCGAGGATCTCCTCGTAGCTCCCGCGGGCGAGTGCGCCTTCGAGTCGTCGAGTGACGTTATCCTCGAAGGAAGCGTTGCAGACTTCCAGATGGACCGGCTCGCCTGCTTCAGTCAGGTGGGCGGCGAGACATTGCTCGGGTGCGACGTGGCCGCTGGCGGCGGCTGCAATTTCGTCCGGGTGGTCACGAGCCCACTCCGTCCGGACGGTTTCGCCGATGCCCTCGACGCCCAACTTCTCGTTCAACGCCGTCGCTTCCGCGTTGGCCTGCCCGAACAGCAGGTCCTTCGTGAGGTAGACGTCGAGTCGCTCGACGGGATCGAGGCCCAGCGCCAGATCGCCGTAGACCCAGACTTCACGAACGGGAACCGGCATCGTCTCCTGTTCGACTGCCTCGAGGATGCCTTCGAGGCGGTCGACAGCTACGTCGCGATCGAAATCGCTCATCGACCACCTTCGGGCCGGGATGGACAAAACGGTTTCCGGTCGTTGCGGGGGTTTGATTTTTCCGCCGCGGGTGACAACGCCCGCCATGGAGTTCGACCGCTTTGGCGACGAACGCCACCCGGATCTGTTGTTCGTCCTGGGCTGGGGGAACCGGCCGACCCACGAGCCCGTGCGCTGGTTGCTCGACCGACTCGCCGAGGACTGGCGAGTCCACACAGCGACGCTGCCGGTCCACGCCACCGACGTCCAACGTGAGTGGGTCGATCCCGTCTCGGCGTATGCCGCCGCCCTCACGAACCCCGCCGTGCTGGCTCACAGCGCCGGTGGGCTTACCGTCGCCCACGCGGACATCGAGTCTTCGACGACGACGTATCTCAGTCCGTGGTGGGGGTTCTCCTCGGCGAATGGGGGACGCCTGGTGGACTTATTTGCTCGGTTCCCACTCGACGTGAAGTTGCTGCCCAGCGGGATCGACGATCCGTCGTTGCTCGGTGCTCACGCTACCGCGCGACAGGTTACCGAGGGGGCCGATCGCGTCTCGCCAGCTTTTCTCCGGACAGTCCAACAGGCTCACCGGACCCTTCCGCCCGCCAAAGACGAGGCCGTCGTCTTCTGCTCGCTGACCGATCAGGTCGTCTCGACGCGAGCGATCGGCGAGCGCGTCCCGGCCGAGCGGATCCGCCTCTACGACGGCGGCCACGAACTGTTCTCCTCACGATCGCGTGAGCGACAGCTCGCCACACTGCGTGCAGTGCTGTCCGAGGGGCCGGCCGGGCTGGAAGCGTAATCCTCTCGGGTGCGTATCTCCGAGAGCCAGTGAATGGACTGTGATCGGTGTGGCGAGGCGGCGGTCATGCATGCGGCCTACTCCGGGGCCCATCTCTGTGAGGACCACTTCCGGCGCTCCGTCGAGAAGCGTGTTCGCCGTCGGATTCGTGAGGACGGCATCGTTCCCGAACGGGCCACGCCGGAGGAACCCGTCACCTGGCTGATCGGCCTCTCGGGTGGGAAAGATAGCGTCGTCCTCACGCAGATCCTCGCCGAGACTTTCGCCGAGGATCCCCGGATCGAACTCGTCGCGCTGTCGATCCACGAGGGGATCGAGGGCTACCGCGACGAGAGTCTCGACGCCGCTGAGTCACTCACTGCTGATCTTGGGCTCCGTCACGAGACGATATCCTACGCCGATGAGTTCGGCGTTCGTATGGACGAGGTCGTCGAAGACGATCCCGAAGACATGGCTGCTTGTGCGTACTGTGGCGTCTTCCGACGCGATCTGCTCTCGACGTACGCCGAGGAGTACAACGCCGATCTCCTGTTGACCGGCCACAACCTCGACGACGAAGCCGAGACAGCGCTGATGAACTTCCTCGAAGGCGACATCGCCCAGATGGCAAAACACTTCGACGCAAGCCTCGGCCCGCTCGACGAGCGAACGTTGACCGATCGGCACGTCCCACGGGCGAAACCACTCCGAGATGTCCCCGAAAAGGAGGTCGCGCTGTATGCCCGCCTCCGGGATCTCCCGGCACACATCACCGAGTGTCCACACGCCTCAGAGTCGTTTCGCGGTGAGATACAGTCACTGTTGTACGAACTCGAAGACGCCCATCCGGGGACGCGCCACTCGATCATGGCCGGATACGAACAGCTGGCCAGGCAGGCGGCCCGGACTGTCGACGAAGACCGAGACTACGCGTCGTGTGACACGTGCGGACGACCGACGACCGGAGAGCGGTGCCGACGCTGCCAGCTGCTGGATGCGTTGGGTGCCTGAAAACGGCGCTTTTTCGAACAGTGATGCGTCCGATCGAGGGGTCGGTCAGTCTGTCCGGATGACGTCTAGGCCGTGGTTCTGCTCGACGGCATCTCGGCCGCCGTCAGTTTCCCCGAAGCTTCGGTCGGTCTGACTGCTGGCGTCGGTGCCGACGTTGCTACTGGCATCGAAAGACGTGTCCTCGACGTCGACGTCCTCGATTGCTTGCCGGGACTTGTTGGCCTGCTTTTGGGTCGTCGGACCCAAGACCTGGGCCGACTGGACACCGGTCATGATCGCCATGACGCGGACTTTGCCCTTGTACTCTTCTTCGATCCGGGCTCCCCAGATGACGTTAGCGTTGGCCTCCAGACGATCGGTGATGTTGCTTGCGATGCCTTCGGCCTCGTCGAGCGTCAGGTCGGGTCCACCCGTGATGTGGACCAGGCCGCCGCTGGCCCCACGGTAGTCGACATCGAGCAGTGGGTGGTTCATGGCGTCGCTGACCACTTCCTGGGTCTTGTTCTTGTCCTGGGTCTCGCCGACGAGCATCACCGCGACGCCGCCCTGGTTCATGATCGCGGACATGTCCGCGTAGTCCAGGTTGATCAGCGACGGTTGGGTGATCGTCTCGGAGATCCCCTTGACCGTCTCGGCGATGATCTGATCCATCACCGAGAAGGCCTTGCCGATCGGGAGGTTCGGGACGTAATCCAGCAGTCGATTGTTGTCGAGGACGATGATCGAGTCGGCCTCATTGCGGAGGTTCTCCAGACCCTCCTCGGCTTTGACCGTCCGCGCACGCTCGACGTTGAACGGCGTCGAGACCATGCCGACGACGATCGCACCCTGCTCCTTGGCGATCTTCGAGACGACGGGCGCGGCGCCCGTGCCGGTCCCGCCGCCCATGCCGGCCGTGACGAACACGAGGTCGGCGTCGCCCAGCACTTCCTTGATCGTGCCCTGGGCCATCTCGGTGGCGCGTTCGCCCATCGAGGGGTCGCCGCCCGCCCCGAGCCCGTTGGTCAGGGACTTGCCGACGAGGATCTTCGTGTCGGCTTCGATCATCTTGAGGTGCTGTTTGTCGGTGTTCAGCGCGATCGTATCGGCGCCCTCGACGCCGATGTTGTACAGCCGGTTGACGGTGTTGTTACCGGCACCGCCACAGCCGATGATCACGATGCGCGGGTCGCCGAACTCGTCACCGTCGGCATCGACGTCCCGGCTCTCCTGTTCTTCGTGTTCGAGGGCCGAGTTGACAATATCCTGCATCGTCTACACCTTCGCCCATGTGCGCCGCTTGCGTTTTTCGGATGGGCGCTCTTTGCCAGTCTCTTGCTCGGCCAGCATATCTCGAACGGCCGCCCGGATCGCCTCGCTCCGGTTCGGGTATTCCCCCGTTTCGACCATTCGTTCGACCTCCTCGATCTGCTGTTTCGGAATCCGTAGTGTCACACGCTCCATATTTATTGTTCCCCTTTGGGTAAGACGGACGCAGCGGGCCGCCCGCTCGTCTTACACACGATAACCGCCAGACAGCGGTCGGTGGCATCCGGTACGCCACTGTGTAAGACAAGTCCGTCTTACGCATTACCGTACCACAGAGTGGGGGAACATAAAGGTTTTGGCGGATGTAAGACGCCAAGGCGTAAACACCTAAAAAAGCGGCCCAGAGGTGTGTTTACGTGGCGTTTATTGGTCTAGTACGTCAGCAGCTGGCGTTCGCCGCCCACAGCTCGGACAGAATGCCCAGTCAGAGCGGAGCTCGTCGCCACAGTCACAGAAGATGCGACGTGAAGCCTTCTCCCCGCAGTTCGGGCAGTAGACGTGATCGCCCGAGACTGTCTCGCCACATTGGGAACAGGTCCGATTACCGGGCTGCTCGTCCGGCTCGACTACGGACGGTTCCTCGGTTGCGCGTTCGGGGGCCGTACTTGGAGATGGCGAGGACGCGACGGCCTCCTCCAGTGAGATGTTCACGTTGACGTCTTGTGGCTCGGGCTGTGGCCGCAACCGGCGGTCACGCCGCTCTTCGAGGACGGCATCGACGCGTTCCGCGATGAGTTCGTCGAGACTCTCCTCGGCGGTGGCCGAATCCGTCTGCGTAGGCTCGGTCGTCTCGCCGTCGAGGTAGGCTCGCAACGCCTCGCGCATGACCTCGCTCTTGGAGGCGTCGAACTCCTCCAGTCGGTCGACGAGGTCGTCGTCGGCGCGGAACGTGATTTTACTCATACAGCCTGTCTTACGGCTTGACAGCCAGCCTACTTCAATCTTCGTGACTGTCTGACGCACGTCAGCGGTTGTGTTGAGGACCGGCCGACGCCGGTCGGTTTTTCGCTCCGAATGATAACCGTTAAGTCTCCCACCGGGCCTACGTGTGAGTGTAACCGCCCTTAGCTCAGACTGGTAGAGCAGTCGACTGTAGATCGACTTGCCCCCCGTTCAAATCGGGGAGGGCGGACTTGGTTTCCTGCCGAAGTACGACAGACAGCTAATCGGCTGTTTGTTCGGGTTTCAGGCGCTAACTCGGCACTTCCGAGTTTGGCGAAATCGGCCCGATTTGGTGAGTTGAACGGGTCTCAAGTTGGGGGTCCGTGCCGTCTCCCGGATTTCGTAGCTGAAACCGGGGGTGGTGGGCGTGAGTAAGTCCGATCCGGAGACGGCCGACGCGGACGCCGAGATGGCGGTGCGGAATCGGTCGCAGTACGCGGACACGCTCCACCGCCCGGACCCGGATTCCGACGAGCCAGAACCAGCGTGTCCGGTCTGCTACGACGACAGGGCCGACTATACGCTGGTTCCGGTCAATGCCTACCGCCCGCACTACGACCTGTGCGGCTACCCGCAGTGCTTCGGGGGTGAGGACCGTTGACGGGCGCACAGACGACGCTGTTCCACTATGAAGAGGACTTGTCGGCCCTCACGCCGGCCGAGCGAGACGCCTACGAAGCCGTCGAGATCGAGGACTACGGCGTTCGTGAGTTCGCCCGCAAGACCGGGCGGAAACCCGGAACGGTCGGGAACCTACTGAGTCGAGCGCGCCAGAAGGTCGGAGGTGAGGAACATGCAGGTTCCTGAGTTCGTCCCCGCCTCGGACCTGTACGATGTTGAACGGGGCGAGCGAGTCCCTCACACCTGGCCTAAAGGCGAAGGGGGTGAGCCGTCGTGAAGACGGTCACGCTCGCGTATCACGAGTTTGACGCGAATCTTCTTTATTCTGACGACGGACTCGCGGCGTTCTTCGCGGCGGATTCCGCGGTCAAAGAGGGTCAAGGGTCACAATCCGCGAAATTCAGCGCCGAAGGTGAACAGTGGCGCGCCCGCCTGTCCTACCAGGATAGTAACATCGTTCACCCCGGCGAGACGACGCCTCTCGGCACTGAGTGGCGACTTGAGACCATGCGGGAGTACCGGATCAAAGTGTACCGTGATCCGCAAGAGGACCCGATCGGGCAACAGGAGTTCGTCGGCCATATCGCACCTCGGTGGCCGGGGATGCAAGGCGAGAAGTCGGACGGGAGCCGCGTCGAGATCCCCGTTCCTGAGGGATTCGGCGAGGGCATCAACGTCCGGGTGCAGGGCTCGAATATCGCCTTCGATCGCTACCCCGATCTCCTCGCCCGTGCGGGAGCCGCGCTCGGCATCGCCGGGCGATACTTCCGCGAGCCACACCCGATGACGAACATTCAGGACGCCGAGCGGTACGCTCGAATCCATCGGGACGCGAGCGGGCCCGTCCACGCGAGGGACGGCCCGATCGCCTCGATGGGCCACCTCCTCGAAGACGACCGGGCGGGCTACCGCAAAGTGGTACAGAACGATGACGACGAACACGGGCGAAACCTACCAGGGTACTATCACACGGTGACGCTCGGCGAGCGCCGTGTCCGTGAAGCGTTCCCCGATCACCGACTGCCCAAAGAGGTG
The sequence above is drawn from the Halorhabdus sp. CBA1104 genome and encodes:
- a CDS encoding class I SAM-dependent methyltransferase, which encodes MRRFDAEYLEHTRRGMWAESREALSALDLPARDRVLDVGCGTGELTRVLREETDGDVIGCDADPELLAHLVSPVVAGDAYRLPFPDDAFDLVVCQALLINLAEPKRALAEFVRVSRDGVAVIEPDNGAVTVESTVSTEPPLARTARRHYLSGVGTNVALGAELRPLLENEGLSSIDVARYDHERTIEPPYSQQNLEAAKRKVSGQGLDDDRATMLSGDLSVSEYDALRERWREMGRTVVEQMRDRSYERTETVPFYVATGQVPE
- a CDS encoding RNA polymerase sigma factor, which produces MTGAQTTLFHYEEDLSALTPAERDAYEAVEIEDYGVREFARKTGRKPGTVGNLLSRARQKVGGEEHAGS
- the ftsZ gene encoding cell division protein FtsZ; this encodes MQDIVNSALEHEEQESRDVDADGDEFGDPRIVIIGCGGAGNNTVNRLYNIGVEGADTIALNTDKQHLKMIEADTKILVGKSLTNGLGAGGDPSMGERATEMAQGTIKEVLGDADLVFVTAGMGGGTGTGAAPVVSKIAKEQGAIVVGMVSTPFNVERARTVKAEEGLENLRNEADSIIVLDNNRLLDYVPNLPIGKAFSVMDQIIAETVKGISETITQPSLINLDYADMSAIMNQGGVAVMLVGETQDKNKTQEVVSDAMNHPLLDVDYRGASGGLVHITGGPDLTLDEAEGIASNITDRLEANANVIWGARIEEEYKGKVRVMAIMTGVQSAQVLGPTTQKQANKSRQAIEDVDVEDTSFDASSNVGTDASSQTDRSFGETDGGRDAVEQNHGLDVIRTD
- a CDS encoding deoxyribonuclease IV; translation: MRIGAHTSIAGGVSNALEEQLEYDGNCGQIFSHSPQVWQDPSFEDAEATTFREHSADADVGPWVIHSSYLVNLCTPKDDLRAKSIDSLQQEVEAAAKLDIQYVNVHLGAHTGAGVGTGLDNAASALDELDVPADVTVLIESDAGSGTKLGGEFEHLATVLDRSDQELGICLDTAHMFAAGYDLSTTEAVEETVSEFDEVVGLDALECIHLNDSKHACGTNKDEHAHLGEGEIGEEGIRSIVSHPDLRDLPFVLETPTEDGRGFAWNVKRARELRQDA
- a CDS encoding zinc ribbon domain-containing protein, giving the protein MSKITFRADDDLVDRLEEFDASKSEVMREALRAYLDGETTEPTQTDSATAEESLDELIAERVDAVLEERRDRRLRPQPEPQDVNVNISLEEAVASSPSPSTAPERATEEPSVVEPDEQPGNRTCSQCGETVSGDHVYCPNCGEKASRRIFCDCGDELRSDWAFCPSCGRRTPAADVLDQ
- a CDS encoding alpha/beta hydrolase translates to MEFDRFGDERHPDLLFVLGWGNRPTHEPVRWLLDRLAEDWRVHTATLPVHATDVQREWVDPVSAYAAALTNPAVLAHSAGGLTVAHADIESSTTTYLSPWWGFSSANGGRLVDLFARFPLDVKLLPSGIDDPSLLGAHATARQVTEGADRVSPAFLRTVQQAHRTLPPAKDEAVVFCSLTDQVVSTRAIGERVPAERIRLYDGGHELFSSRSRERQLATLRAVLSEGPAGLEA
- a CDS encoding TIGR00269 family protein, producing MDCDRCGEAAVMHAAYSGAHLCEDHFRRSVEKRVRRRIREDGIVPERATPEEPVTWLIGLSGGKDSVVLTQILAETFAEDPRIELVALSIHEGIEGYRDESLDAAESLTADLGLRHETISYADEFGVRMDEVVEDDPEDMAACAYCGVFRRDLLSTYAEEYNADLLLTGHNLDDEAETALMNFLEGDIAQMAKHFDASLGPLDERTLTDRHVPRAKPLRDVPEKEVALYARLRDLPAHITECPHASESFRGEIQSLLYELEDAHPGTRHSIMAGYEQLARQAARTVDEDRDYASCDTCGRPTTGERCRRCQLLDALGA
- a CDS encoding ribbon-helix-helix domain-containing protein, whose amino-acid sequence is MERVTLRIPKQQIEEVERMVETGEYPNRSEAIRAAVRDMLAEQETGKERPSEKRKRRTWAKV